A single genomic interval of Syntrophobotulus glycolicus DSM 8271 harbors:
- the pssA gene encoding CDP-diacylglycerol--serine O-phosphatidyltransferase, with the protein MSKIDYTRVLPCLVTVANLLFGFLAIIFIIDSQVNLGAGMVLLSVLMDSMDGKIARKLKANSDFGKELDSLSDIVSFGLAPAVMIYVVVYQTHLPFWGLWLSAFFAICGALRLARFNVLNVSDYFIGVPITFAGGFMALLLLFAQTIPWQVFPVMMLLLSVLMISSLQVPKLGK; encoded by the coding sequence TTGTCCAAAATCGATTATACAAGGGTATTGCCTTGTCTGGTGACGGTTGCCAATCTGCTTTTTGGTTTCTTAGCAATTATTTTTATTATTGATTCTCAGGTCAATCTTGGGGCAGGCATGGTGTTATTATCTGTGTTGATGGATTCAATGGACGGCAAGATTGCCCGCAAATTAAAAGCAAACTCAGATTTCGGCAAGGAGCTTGATTCCCTCAGTGATATTGTTTCCTTTGGTCTGGCTCCCGCTGTGATGATCTATGTGGTGGTATACCAAACGCATCTTCCCTTCTGGGGCCTGTGGCTGTCGGCTTTTTTTGCCATCTGCGGGGCGCTCAGGCTGGCCAGGTTTAATGTTTTAAATGTTTCGGATTACTTTATCGGCGTTCCCATTACTTTTGCCGGTGGATTTATGGCTCTCCTGCTGCTGTTTGCCCAGACTATTCCCTGGCAGGTCTTTCCTGTAATGATGCTCTTACTGAGTGTATTGATGATTTCATCCCTGCAAGTACCCAAACTTGGAAAATAA
- a CDS encoding YitT family protein yields MTILLKVWKVFKQSLGILIGAVIVATSINIFIISNKIADGGITGIAIILHYLFRWDTGLAIFIINIPLFMLGYKIIGRRMLLNSILGVTALSVSLKFTSQLPAVTDNQLLASIFGGLVTGIGMGIIFRFHGSLGGTDILALILTKRISFSVGQILLGMDALILLCAAIIFEPEMGMFAMIYAYTAARVIDLVQVGLDYSKSVMVITDKPEQIAEDIILNLERGVTYFQAEGAYSKQDKKVVYSIVNRTQLSQLKDIIHQHDPQAFVAIGEVAEVVGEGFSAWKGH; encoded by the coding sequence ATGACGATATTGTTAAAAGTTTGGAAAGTATTCAAACAAAGTCTCGGTATTTTGATCGGGGCCGTCATTGTGGCAACCAGTATTAACATCTTTATTATTTCCAATAAGATCGCCGACGGGGGCATAACAGGCATTGCCATTATCCTTCATTACTTGTTCCGCTGGGACACGGGATTAGCCATCTTTATCATCAATATTCCCCTGTTTATGCTGGGTTATAAGATTATCGGCAGAAGAATGCTCTTGAACAGCATATTGGGAGTAACCGCGCTCTCCGTATCGTTAAAGTTCACCAGCCAGCTCCCGGCGGTTACGGATAATCAATTATTAGCCTCGATTTTCGGCGGGCTGGTCACCGGGATCGGAATGGGCATCATCTTCAGGTTTCACGGGTCTTTAGGCGGCACCGATATTCTGGCTCTGATCCTGACGAAAAGGATCTCATTCAGTGTGGGTCAGATTCTCTTAGGGATGGACGCGCTGATTCTCCTTTGTGCAGCAATAATTTTTGAGCCTGAGATGGGGATGTTTGCCATGATCTATGCCTATACTGCGGCCAGGGTCATTGATTTGGTGCAGGTGGGGCTGGATTATTCCAAAAGTGTTATGGTGATTACAGACAAACCTGAGCAGATTGCGGAAGATATTATTCTGAATTTGGAAAGAGGCGTGACGTACTTTCAGGCTGAAGGAGCGTATTCCAAGCAGGACAAAAAAGTTGTATACAGCATTGTGAACCGAACCCAGCTGTCCCAGCTGAAGGATATTATTCATCAACATGATCCCCAAGCCTTTGTCGCGATCGGAGAGGTTGCCGAGGTTGTCGGCGAGGGGTTTTCCGCTTGGAAAGGCCACTGA
- a CDS encoding ferredoxin, which produces MITTIEKDACIGCGNCPVICPEIYQMDDDGLAITLNEHVPEELEETAQEAAENCPTEAIIIN; this is translated from the coding sequence ATGATCACAACAATAGAAAAAGACGCATGTATAGGATGCGGAAACTGTCCGGTAATTTGTCCGGAAATTTATCAAATGGATGATGACGGGCTGGCCATAACGTTAAATGAGCATGTGCCGGAAGAGCTGGAGGAAACCGCTCAGGAAGCGGCGGAGAATTGTCCGACTGAAGCAATCATCATCAACTAA
- a CDS encoding M23 family metallopeptidase: MRTVEKIGAVQHIDWNNVMWKLLKKSSKLQWLGLIGIVGSVFEITSLTWFYLFWLFAWIDIFSPVRSVTNSLLFLLQNLAMLLSIPLTPLLHGFRLPSKESYVPQCQYSLPFEGKWHVVNGGVDKKTSHSWYMYSQRYAYDFFIVDEKDKSHSGSRDILSDYYCYKKTVLAPADGIVVAVKGKYYDTPIVEVGQADCAAPDVRGNHIIIRHSENEYSMIAHLLKDSICVKHGDKVSRGQKIALCGNSGNTSEPHIHFQIQSGKSFLFSAGLPISFTAIMIDGMMKMKSCFITNGTTVQNI, encoded by the coding sequence TTGCGAACGGTTGAAAAAATTGGTGCCGTACAACACATAGATTGGAATAATGTTATGTGGAAATTACTTAAAAAGTCATCTAAATTGCAATGGCTTGGCCTTATCGGAATAGTGGGCAGCGTTTTTGAAATAACCAGTCTAACCTGGTTTTACCTGTTCTGGCTATTTGCGTGGATAGACATTTTTTCGCCAGTTCGGAGCGTGACAAACAGCCTGTTGTTTTTACTGCAAAATCTGGCTATGCTGTTGAGTATTCCTCTTACTCCATTGTTGCATGGCTTTAGATTGCCAAGTAAAGAAAGCTACGTCCCCCAATGCCAATATTCCCTGCCCTTTGAGGGAAAATGGCACGTTGTAAACGGTGGCGTTGATAAGAAAACTTCCCATTCATGGTATATGTATTCTCAACGATACGCTTACGATTTCTTTATTGTTGATGAAAAAGATAAATCGCATAGCGGAAGCAGAGACATTTTGAGCGACTACTACTGCTACAAGAAAACTGTTCTCGCACCCGCTGACGGCATTGTTGTCGCCGTAAAAGGCAAGTATTACGATACGCCAATTGTCGAAGTCGGACAGGCTGATTGCGCGGCTCCAGACGTTAGAGGCAATCATATCATTATCCGTCACAGCGAAAACGAATATAGTATGATTGCCCACTTATTAAAGGACAGCATTTGCGTGAAGCATGGCGATAAAGTTAGCAGAGGGCAAAAAATCGCTTTATGCGGGAACAGCGGGAACACAAGCGAACCTCACATACATTTTCAAATTCAGTCAGGAAAGAGTTTTCTCTTTTCTGCGGGGCTACCAATATCTTTTACAGCTATCATGATTGACGGCATGATGAAGATGAAATCTTGTTTTATTACCAATGGAACAACTGTTCAGAATATATAG
- a CDS encoding PadR family transcriptional regulator codes for MSANQNGALTEAVYYILLSIQTPLHGYGIMQNIEQLSSGRVRLAAGTLYGAISTMLEKGWITAIPGEKDSRKKEYQITSLGKEIVAVEMCRLEELLKNGKIILGVSDYEKNNQ; via the coding sequence ATGTCAGCAAATCAAAATGGAGCACTAACCGAAGCGGTATATTATATATTGCTTTCGATACAAACACCACTTCATGGGTATGGAATTATGCAAAATATCGAGCAACTATCCAGCGGAAGAGTAAGGCTTGCAGCAGGAACGTTATATGGTGCAATCAGTACAATGCTTGAAAAGGGGTGGATTACTGCAATTCCCGGAGAAAAAGATAGTAGAAAAAAAGAATATCAAATAACTTCCTTGGGCAAAGAAATTGTTGCAGTAGAAATGTGCAGACTCGAAGAGCTTTTAAAAAATGGAAAGATAATACTGGGGGTAAGCGATTATGAGAAGAACAATCAGTAA
- a CDS encoding DUF2461 domain-containing protein, with amino-acid sequence MASSILTYLAALESNNNREWYQAHKADFQQANSEFEGLIQSLIFELGKNEPNILMHEPKDLTFRLVRDTRYSHDKSPYNPTFRCHISSAGKLPIPVGYYLSIRPGNRSFFGGGLFADMFKEATNMIRMHINTHAEEFKQIITEPAFQQNFEVRGESLHNVPKEFCKDHPLADFLKFKSWYIEYSVSDDSIDHSQNFISMAVEKYLLMKPFNDFLNDALHGFTMPQR; translated from the coding sequence ATGGCGAGCTCCATACTTACATATTTGGCGGCATTGGAATCCAATAATAACCGTGAATGGTATCAGGCTCATAAGGCTGATTTTCAACAGGCTAATAGTGAATTTGAAGGTTTAATTCAATCGCTCATTTTTGAATTGGGAAAAAACGAACCAAACATACTGATGCACGAACCCAAAGACCTGACGTTTAGATTGGTTAGGGATACCCGTTATAGCCACGACAAATCGCCCTATAATCCAACATTCCGTTGTCATATTTCTTCTGCCGGAAAATTGCCTATACCTGTTGGCTACTATCTCTCTATCCGGCCCGGTAATCGTTCTTTCTTTGGTGGCGGGCTCTTTGCCGATATGTTCAAAGAAGCCACCAATATGATTAGAATGCACATAAATACTCATGCCGAAGAATTTAAACAAATTATTACAGAACCCGCTTTTCAGCAGAACTTTGAAGTGCGAGGTGAATCATTGCACAATGTACCCAAAGAGTTTTGCAAAGATCATCCGCTGGCTGACTTTTTGAAATTCAAAAGTTGGTATATCGAATATTCCGTCAGTGATGATTCGATTGACCATTCGCAAAACTTTATTTCAATGGCCGTCGAGAAGTACCTGCTTATGAAGCCATTTAATGATTTTCTCAACGATGCACTACACGGCTTTACAATGCCGCAAAGATAA
- a CDS encoding DUF2812 domain-containing protein has translation MRRTISKCFWAWDFEKEEIWLNEMAAKGLVLVAIGFCRYTFEECLPGEYNVRLELLNNVPTNAESQQYIKFLEESGAEYLGSVMRWVYFRRKTDNGEFNLYSDNASRIKLLNRVLTLVGCIGITSICTGLGNIGTQTTANLIFGITSLILGLFITFGFLQVYRKKRNLQKQRNLFE, from the coding sequence ATGAGAAGAACAATCAGTAAATGCTTTTGGGCATGGGATTTTGAAAAAGAAGAAATTTGGCTCAATGAAATGGCAGCCAAGGGTCTTGTACTTGTGGCGATAGGCTTTTGCAGATATACTTTTGAAGAGTGCTTGCCAGGTGAATATAACGTTCGTCTTGAGCTTTTGAATAACGTTCCCACAAACGCAGAAAGCCAACAATATATAAAATTCCTTGAGGAAAGCGGTGCTGAGTATTTGGGATCTGTTATGCGCTGGGTATATTTTAGAAGGAAAACAGATAACGGTGAATTTAACCTGTATTCCGATAATGCATCTCGTATCAAACTTTTGAACCGCGTGTTGACACTTGTTGGATGTATCGGCATTACAAGTATATGCACTGGCTTGGGTAATATTGGAACCCAAACGACCGCTAATCTTATTTTCGGTATAACAAGCCTAATTCTTGGTTTATTTATTACTTTTGGTTTTTTACAAGTATACCGAAAAAAACGCAATTTGCAAAAGCAGCGCAATTTGTTCGAGTGA
- the tmk gene encoding dTMP kinase encodes MQTQQFSGKFIVLEGTDGSGISTQSALLKRYIENKHGKKVLLAKEPSEGPIGTLIRQVLTHRVQGIREESLTLMFAADRMDHLQHKIIPALEQGALVICDRYVWSSFAYQGIKIDEQWILETNKYALKPDLTIFVKVRPQVSMERIRQNRFQIDVFEQEVILKEVMANYIKIKEAWGSQGENILELDGEDTVENIADRISKKVDSLLINK; translated from the coding sequence ATGCAAACACAGCAATTTTCGGGAAAATTTATCGTTCTGGAAGGTACGGACGGCTCAGGGATCAGTACCCAGTCCGCTCTGTTGAAAAGGTATATAGAGAATAAGCATGGAAAAAAAGTCCTATTAGCGAAAGAACCGAGTGAAGGGCCGATAGGGACACTGATCCGCCAGGTTTTGACCCACCGGGTGCAGGGAATTCGGGAGGAAAGCCTGACCCTGATGTTCGCGGCCGACCGGATGGATCATCTCCAGCATAAAATTATTCCTGCCCTTGAGCAGGGGGCTCTTGTCATTTGCGACAGATATGTCTGGTCTTCCTTTGCTTATCAGGGGATAAAAATCGATGAACAGTGGATACTGGAAACGAATAAATATGCGCTCAAACCTGATCTGACGATTTTTGTCAAGGTCAGACCTCAGGTATCGATGGAGCGAATCAGGCAGAACAGGTTTCAAATCGATGTATTTGAGCAAGAAGTGATCTTAAAGGAAGTGATGGCCAACTACATCAAAATCAAGGAGGCCTGGGGCAGCCAGGGGGAAAATATTTTAGAGCTGGATGGAGAGGATACGGTTGAGAATATCGCCGATAGGATAAGCAAGAAAGTTGATTCTCTCCTGATCAATAAATAA
- a CDS encoding RNA polymerase sigma factor, translated as MGKNEIDNLIEHAISGDKKDLEELLLSVQDIVFNLSLRMLGTLTDAEDATQDILVHIMTNLSSFRRESTFQTWVYRLSVNYLINYKKSMFSQYPMDFEFYGNDIRFAKTDEVEALTEEMSRELLSDELKMSCTNVMLQCLDSESRCIFIMGTMFKIDSRIAGEVLHITPENYRQRLSRTRKKVAGFLAYHCGLTETGFCLCQNRINYAISQGRVNPKKLEYTQLRPLDKSVLFQCKEEMEHLDALACSFEKLPCYQSTVTAYAIIEKLFHSKHLKKIQEF; from the coding sequence ATGGGGAAAAATGAAATTGACAATTTAATTGAGCATGCCATTTCCGGTGACAAAAAAGATCTCGAAGAACTTTTACTTAGTGTTCAGGATATTGTGTTTAATTTATCCCTCCGGATGTTGGGAACCTTAACCGATGCCGAGGACGCGACGCAAGATATTCTTGTTCATATTATGACAAATTTATCATCTTTCCGAAGAGAAAGTACATTTCAAACCTGGGTTTACCGCTTATCTGTCAACTATTTAATTAACTACAAAAAGTCGATGTTTTCTCAATATCCAATGGATTTTGAATTCTACGGTAATGATATAAGATTTGCTAAAACAGATGAAGTCGAGGCTTTGACCGAAGAAATGAGCAGGGAGTTGCTGTCTGACGAATTAAAAATGTCTTGTACAAATGTGATGCTTCAATGCTTGGATTCGGAAAGCCGCTGTATTTTTATCATGGGAACAATGTTTAAAATTGACAGTCGTATTGCTGGCGAGGTATTGCATATAACTCCTGAAAATTATAGGCAACGGCTTTCAAGGACCAGAAAAAAGGTTGCGGGGTTTTTAGCATATCACTGTGGCTTAACAGAAACCGGATTTTGCCTATGTCAAAATCGAATAAACTATGCTATTTCACAGGGGCGTGTCAATCCTAAAAAATTAGAATATACACAGCTTCGTCCGTTGGATAAGTCCGTTCTCTTTCAGTGTAAAGAGGAAATGGAGCATTTGGACGCGCTGGCTTGCTCTTTTGAAAAGCTGCCTTGTTACCAATCCACTGTTACCGCTTATGCGATAATCGAAAAGTTGTTCCACTCAAAACATCTAAAGAAAATACAGGAATTTTAG
- the spo0A gene encoding sporulation transcription factor Spo0A, protein MTNKVKIIVAEDNKNLCQILQDYIQRDDNFELVGMAYNGLEAWEQIQKQDPDLVIMDLVMPNLDGLEVLERINGRASINRPKIIMLTAFGHETLTHQAMVMGVDYFILKPFDLEILGKRIRTLTQDIEVTNTPPLQVCTSIATAGKAINLNVEVTTMMHQLGIPAHVKGYQYIRDAIMMVIEDVSLLGAVTKELYPAIAKKYNTAPSRVERGIRHAIELAWERGHMETLKRIFGYSMNIERQKPTNSEFIALLADKLRVMSKVG, encoded by the coding sequence ATGACAAACAAGGTTAAGATTATTGTCGCGGAAGATAATAAGAATTTATGCCAAATACTTCAGGATTATATCCAAAGAGATGATAATTTTGAATTAGTTGGGATGGCTTACAATGGACTGGAGGCTTGGGAGCAAATTCAAAAGCAGGATCCTGATCTTGTTATTATGGATTTAGTCATGCCAAATCTTGACGGGTTGGAGGTATTGGAAAGGATTAATGGCAGAGCTTCGATAAATAGGCCTAAAATTATCATGCTGACGGCATTTGGGCATGAAACCCTGACCCATCAGGCAATGGTCATGGGAGTGGATTATTTTATTCTTAAACCATTTGACCTTGAAATCCTTGGCAAGAGAATCCGCACTCTTACCCAGGATATCGAAGTGACAAATACCCCTCCCTTGCAGGTGTGCACCTCAATTGCGACCGCAGGTAAGGCAATCAATCTCAATGTTGAGGTAACAACCATGATGCATCAGCTGGGAATTCCGGCTCATGTCAAAGGATATCAATATATCAGGGATGCCATAATGATGGTGATTGAGGATGTCTCGTTGCTTGGGGCCGTAACAAAGGAACTCTATCCGGCAATTGCCAAGAAATACAACACAGCGCCGAGCAGAGTTGAACGGGGGATCAGGCATGCGATCGAGCTGGCCTGGGAAAGAGGACATATGGAAACCCTCAAAAGAATTTTTGGCTATTCCATGAACATAGAAAGGCAAAAGCCGACCAACTCGGAATTTATTGCTCTCCTCGCGGATAAATTAAGGGTCATGAGTAAAGTAGGCTAA